From Segatella copri, the proteins below share one genomic window:
- a CDS encoding 1-deoxy-D-xylulose-5-phosphate synthase, with the protein MYIEKIKSPADLKKLDLKELQVVADETRQAVLNRVSKHGGHVGPNLGFVEATVALHYVFDAPKDKLVFDVSHQCYPHKVLTGRAAGFLGDVDDMNAISGYSSPAECPEYDNFEVGHTSTSVSLATGLQKARDIKGTDENIIAIIGDGSLSGGEAFEGLDEASELGTGIIIVVNDNEMSIAENHGGIYKNLRALRQSNGTCEHNWFKAWGFEYKYLEEGNDIEKLIQVFESVKDTDKPTVVHIHTEKGHGFAPAVANKEAWHWGMPFNLEDGSRPRRNADGTLPEVAPTEDYGTLFSDWMLSEMKQDKTLIAVTAGTPTAGGFTADKRQLAGKQHIDMGIAEEQAVAMISGMAKGGLHPVWTVYSTFIQRTYDQIAQDLCINSNPAVINVVGGGVNSMNDITHICLFDIPMLCSIPGLIYLAPTTCEEYFAMLRWSILQDKKPIAIRVPSNGVVHTSEAVDAEYGYEAKYKVMHQGEKVAVIAAGSFYQKGENVVRLLADKGIDATLINPRYLNEVDAETLDSLKANHQLVVTLEDGSKDGGFGERIASYYGTSEMKVMVGGIRKGLYDRYDVQQLLSDNRLLDEQIVEDILLVIND; encoded by the coding sequence ATGTATATTGAGAAAATAAAGTCGCCAGCCGACTTGAAGAAGCTGGATTTGAAGGAGCTGCAGGTAGTGGCTGATGAAACCAGACAGGCTGTGCTGAACCGTGTAAGTAAGCATGGCGGTCATGTGGGACCGAACCTGGGATTCGTGGAGGCTACCGTGGCGCTTCACTACGTTTTTGATGCGCCAAAGGATAAACTCGTGTTTGACGTAAGCCACCAATGCTATCCGCATAAGGTGCTCACCGGACGAGCTGCGGGATTCCTCGGCGATGTGGATGACATGAATGCCATTTCGGGCTATTCTTCTCCTGCCGAATGTCCGGAGTATGATAACTTTGAGGTGGGGCATACTTCTACTTCCGTGAGTCTTGCCACCGGTTTGCAGAAGGCGCGCGACATCAAGGGAACTGATGAGAACATCATCGCCATTATCGGCGACGGCTCCCTTTCGGGCGGCGAGGCTTTCGAGGGACTGGATGAGGCTTCGGAACTCGGTACGGGCATCATTATCGTGGTGAACGACAACGAAATGTCTATCGCCGAAAATCATGGCGGAATCTACAAGAACTTGCGTGCCCTGCGCCAGAGCAACGGCACCTGCGAGCACAACTGGTTCAAGGCGTGGGGCTTTGAATACAAGTACCTGGAAGAGGGTAACGACATCGAAAAACTCATCCAGGTTTTCGAGAGCGTGAAGGATACGGATAAGCCTACCGTGGTTCACATTCACACAGAGAAAGGTCATGGTTTTGCGCCAGCCGTAGCCAACAAGGAGGCATGGCATTGGGGAATGCCTTTCAATCTGGAAGATGGTTCGCGACCAAGAAGGAATGCCGATGGAACCCTCCCGGAGGTTGCTCCAACAGAGGATTACGGTACATTATTCTCCGACTGGATGCTCAGCGAGATGAAGCAGGATAAGACCCTCATCGCCGTAACCGCCGGTACTCCTACCGCAGGTGGTTTTACTGCCGATAAGCGCCAACTGGCTGGCAAGCAGCACATCGATATGGGAATCGCCGAAGAGCAGGCAGTAGCGATGATTTCGGGAATGGCGAAGGGTGGATTGCATCCGGTTTGGACGGTTTACAGCACCTTCATCCAACGCACCTACGACCAGATAGCGCAAGACCTCTGCATCAATTCCAATCCAGCCGTAATCAACGTGGTAGGAGGCGGAGTGAACTCGATGAACGACATCACCCACATCTGCCTTTTCGATATTCCGATGCTCTGCAGCATTCCGGGGCTCATCTATCTGGCTCCAACCACCTGCGAGGAGTATTTCGCCATGCTCCGCTGGAGCATTCTACAGGATAAGAAACCTATCGCCATCCGTGTGCCAAGCAATGGCGTGGTTCATACGTCAGAAGCCGTTGATGCTGAGTATGGCTACGAGGCAAAGTACAAGGTGATGCACCAGGGCGAGAAGGTGGCAGTCATCGCCGCCGGTTCGTTCTATCAGAAGGGCGAGAATGTAGTCCGCCTGTTGGCTGATAAGGGCATCGATGCTACGCTCATCAATCCCCGTTATCTGAATGAGGTGGATGCCGAGACGCTGGATAGCCTGAAGGCAAACCATCAGTTGGTGGTAACCCTGGAGGATGGCTCTAAGGATGGCGGTTTCGGCGAGCGCATCGCCTCTTACTATGGCACTTCAGAAATGAAGGTGATGGTGGGCGGCATCAGAAAGGGTCTCTACGATAGATATGATGTGCAGCAGTTGCTTTCGGATAATCGCCTGCTCGATGAGCAGATTGTGGAAGACATCTTGTTAGTGATTAATGATTAA
- a CDS encoding winged helix-turn-helix transcriptional regulator, whose product MARMIKEMVVQDCPIRNVLARVCDKWSLLVIYTLKNHQDGPLRFNALRKLIPDISQKMLTSTLKSLEVDGYVTRKAYAEVPPRVEYSLTPRAETLIPIMDHLIEWALDNMAVILKDRDKAVG is encoded by the coding sequence ATGGCAAGAATGATAAAAGAAATGGTAGTGCAGGACTGTCCCATCCGTAACGTTCTGGCGCGCGTTTGCGACAAGTGGTCGCTACTTGTAATCTACACCCTGAAAAATCATCAGGATGGTCCCCTCCGGTTTAATGCTCTGCGTAAGCTGATTCCGGATATTTCGCAGAAAATGCTTACCAGCACGTTAAAATCGTTGGAGGTTGATGGCTACGTTACCCGCAAGGCTTATGCCGAAGTGCCGCCAAGAGTGGAGTATTCTCTCACACCCCGTGCTGAAACCCTTATTCCTATTATGGATCACCTGATAGAATGGGCGCTGGATAACATGGCTGTGATTCTGAAGGATAGGGATAAGGCTGTAGGCTGA
- a CDS encoding cupin domain-containing protein, with the protein MKETKLIAKAENFTATDFGKMSEIKDYTLELGPEIKIPGKVFGGQSVNATGGEFSFQNFAPGTETGFLHTHKNHEELYFFLSGKGEFQVDGKVFPVQEGSVVRVAPDGKRSVRNNGTEPLVMLCVQYKGETFTAEDATDGVILNDKVEW; encoded by the coding sequence ATGAAAGAAACAAAGCTTATTGCAAAGGCTGAGAACTTCACAGCCACAGATTTTGGTAAGATGAGTGAAATCAAGGATTACACCTTAGAGTTGGGTCCTGAGATTAAGATTCCCGGAAAGGTATTCGGAGGTCAGAGCGTAAACGCTACTGGTGGCGAGTTCTCATTCCAGAACTTTGCTCCTGGCACAGAGACTGGTTTCCTCCATACTCACAAGAACCACGAGGAACTGTATTTCTTCCTCAGCGGCAAGGGCGAATTCCAGGTGGATGGCAAGGTATTCCCAGTTCAGGAGGGAAGCGTGGTGAGAGTAGCACCAGACGGCAAGCGCTCCGTTCGCAACAATGGTACAGAACCACTCGTGATGCTCTGCGTGCAGTATAAGGGCGAAACCTTTACAGCCGAAGATGCAACCGACGGCGTGATTCTGAATGATAAGGTGGAGTGGTAG
- a CDS encoding MBL fold metallo-hydrolase, translating into MKKKNVTIRLIRNATLRIHYAGKEILVDPMLAEKGTLQSALGVYKTPRVHLTMPMNEITNGLDMVLLTHNHIDHYDPTVKQHLATNILFLTQPQDKEGIKQDGFTNVESIEKDKTIGDLTIHRIQGHHGFGQIGEMMGPVSGYVLTASGFPTVYIMSDCKWEECIRQTIEQFSPDYIIVNSGGAIFPEFSRTEGSIIPDEQEVMTMLDELPAHIKLIAVHMEATDHGQTTRAILRNEAMHHEIEMSRLIIPEDGETIIL; encoded by the coding sequence ATGAAGAAAAAAAATGTTACAATTCGACTGATTCGCAATGCAACTTTGCGAATTCATTATGCTGGAAAAGAGATACTTGTTGACCCCATGCTTGCCGAAAAAGGCACTTTGCAGTCGGCCCTCGGTGTATATAAGACCCCAAGAGTACACCTTACGATGCCGATGAATGAAATTACGAACGGTCTGGATATGGTATTGCTGACACACAACCATATTGACCATTACGACCCGACAGTGAAACAGCATTTAGCGACGAACATCCTGTTCCTGACACAACCGCAGGATAAAGAGGGTATTAAGCAGGATGGTTTTACCAATGTAGAAAGCATTGAAAAAGACAAAACCATTGGAGATTTAACCATTCATCGCATCCAAGGGCACCATGGCTTCGGACAGATTGGAGAAATGATGGGGCCGGTATCCGGCTATGTGCTTACCGCGTCTGGTTTCCCTACCGTATATATAATGAGTGACTGCAAGTGGGAGGAGTGTATCCGTCAGACCATAGAACAGTTTTCTCCCGATTACATCATAGTGAACAGTGGAGGTGCAATATTCCCTGAATTTTCTCGAACAGAAGGTTCTATTATTCCCGACGAACAGGAAGTTATGACCATGCTTGATGAACTTCCCGCTCACATCAAACTAATAGCAGTCCACATGGAAGCTACCGATCATGGGCAGACCACACGCGCAATTCTGCGTAACGAGGCCATGCATCACGAAATAGAAATGAGTCGCCTGATTATTCCTGAAGATGGAGAAACAATAATATTATGA
- a CDS encoding DUF5131 family protein — MTYNDENVWMGVTVTRASEKKRLKELKGHIRSKHYHATFEPLFEDVGEIDLEGYEWTVIGTETGKRKGKVDANPEWVLHIVEQAKRNHIPVFMKEDLLPIMGEDRMIQELPEQFIEKIWKRK, encoded by the coding sequence ATCACTTATAACGATGAAAACGTATGGATGGGAGTTACTGTGACTAGGGCTTCCGAGAAGAAACGGCTGAAGGAATTAAAAGGTCACATTCGCTCTAAACATTATCATGCCACTTTTGAACCTCTCTTTGAAGATGTGGGTGAGATAGATTTGGAGGGTTACGAATGGACTGTTATAGGGACGGAAACAGGCAAAAGGAAAGGGAAAGTAGATGCCAATCCTGAATGGGTACTTCATATTGTAGAACAGGCGAAAAGAAATCACATTCCGGTATTTATGAAAGAAGACCTTTTGCCTATCATGGGAGAAGACCGAATGATTCAAGAGCTACCAGAACAATTTATAGAAAAAATATGGAAAAGGAAATAA
- a CDS encoding radical SAM mobile pair protein B, which yields MEKEIIREIDVQSVMTKSSLPVGGYSVNPYVGCPHACKYCYASFMKRFTGHTEPWGAFLDVKNWKPIKNPHKYDGERIVIGSVTDGYNPYEESFRRTRKLLEELHGSNAEIMVCTKSDLVLRDLDLLKGFPKVTVSWSVNTLDERFRTDMDNAVSIERRLKAMRQVYEAGIRTVCFVSPIFPGITDVKAIIGEVKNYADLIWLENLNLRGQFKGGIMTYIREKYPELFPLYEEIYNKKKLDYWQALEQDISQYAQTQGFPYRVNDLPYGRSEKGKPVIVNYFYHEKIRLKNKG from the coding sequence ATGGAAAAGGAAATAATCAGAGAAATAGATGTACAGAGTGTCATGACCAAATCTTCGCTGCCGGTCGGCGGGTATTCGGTCAATCCCTATGTAGGCTGTCCACACGCCTGCAAATATTGCTACGCCTCGTTCATGAAACGTTTCACTGGACATACCGAACCGTGGGGAGCATTCCTGGACGTGAAGAATTGGAAACCGATAAAGAATCCACACAAATATGATGGCGAGCGTATTGTGATAGGTTCTGTGACGGATGGTTACAATCCGTATGAAGAATCTTTCCGTCGTACGCGTAAATTGCTCGAAGAACTACATGGAAGTAATGCCGAGATTATGGTTTGTACGAAATCCGACCTCGTCCTGCGTGACCTCGATCTATTGAAAGGTTTTCCTAAAGTAACGGTATCGTGGTCGGTCAATACGCTTGATGAGCGGTTCCGCACGGATATGGACAATGCCGTGAGCATAGAACGTCGCCTGAAAGCGATGCGTCAAGTCTATGAGGCAGGCATCCGTACCGTATGTTTCGTTTCACCCATATTTCCGGGAATAACCGATGTGAAGGCGATTATTGGAGAGGTGAAAAATTATGCCGATTTGATATGGCTTGAAAATCTGAACCTGCGTGGACAATTCAAAGGAGGAATAATGACGTATATTCGTGAGAAATATCCCGAGCTCTTTCCGTTGTACGAAGAGATATACAACAAGAAAAAACTTGATTACTGGCAGGCTTTGGAACAGGACATATCCCAGTATGCACAAACACAAGGCTTTCCCTATCGGGTGAACGATTTGCCTTACGGACGCTCCGAAAAAGGTAAGCCTGTCATCGTGAACTATTTCTATCATGAGAAAATCAGGCTCAAAAACAAAGGGTGA
- a CDS encoding MmcQ/YjbR family DNA-binding protein, translating to MNIESVREYCLSLPLVTEAFPFDERTLAFRILGKIFACVDLERPEWVTMKCNADYALELREVHPEIEGAWHWNKKYWNQVNLYGTLEDDFIQSLIRHSYSEVVKKLKKKEKLEHPLIPQHYSL from the coding sequence ATGAATATAGAATCTGTTAGAGAGTATTGCCTCTCGCTTCCCCTCGTAACCGAGGCTTTTCCTTTTGATGAGCGGACCTTGGCGTTTCGCATCTTGGGCAAGATCTTTGCCTGTGTTGACCTGGAGCGCCCCGAGTGGGTTACGATGAAATGTAATGCCGATTACGCCCTCGAACTCCGGGAAGTGCATCCCGAAATAGAAGGCGCATGGCATTGGAATAAGAAATACTGGAATCAGGTAAACCTTTATGGCACGCTGGAAGATGATTTCATCCAGTCCCTGATTCGCCACAGCTATTCCGAAGTGGTGAAGAAGCTCAAGAAAAAGGAAAAGCTTGAGCATCCCTTAATTCCGCAACACTATAGTTTATAA
- a CDS encoding CatA-like O-acetyltransferase, family 2, whose translation MKKEINARETSRAAAFELWMSSPMPMVTLTKTFDVSRILKISRKRGWKFNMVLCWAIGCAASRTREFYLLPEKISGSSWRLMQYDSIAINVIVENKKGGINSCDIPYSDDIQKFNEDYLRLTSEAAAECKSSSLEDAMVVGTSAMIGTELDCIVNQYTDLFCNPMLMWGSYRRGFFRTTLPISFQFHHVQMDGGEAARFMKLLQAIMKITKL comes from the coding sequence ATGAAGAAAGAGATAAATGCAAGAGAAACTTCCAGGGCGGCGGCATTCGAATTATGGATGTCGTCGCCGATGCCGATGGTAACCCTGACCAAGACATTCGACGTTTCCCGAATTTTGAAGATAAGCAGGAAGAGGGGATGGAAATTCAATATGGTCTTGTGCTGGGCGATAGGTTGTGCTGCATCGAGAACCAGGGAGTTTTATCTTCTTCCGGAAAAAATATCCGGCTCATCCTGGCGATTGATGCAATACGATTCTATCGCCATTAACGTAATTGTGGAAAATAAGAAGGGAGGAATCAATTCCTGCGATATTCCTTATTCTGATGATATTCAGAAGTTTAATGAAGATTATCTCCGTCTGACTTCTGAGGCTGCTGCTGAATGCAAATCATCTTCTTTAGAGGATGCGATGGTGGTGGGAACGTCGGCGATGATAGGAACGGAGCTTGATTGTATCGTGAATCAATACACGGATTTGTTCTGCAACCCTATGCTGATGTGGGGGAGTTATCGCCGTGGTTTCTTCCGAACCACGCTCCCCATCTCCTTCCAGTTTCATCATGTTCAGATGGATGGGGGCGAGGCTGCAAGATTTATGAAGTTATTGCAAGCTATCATGAAAATAACTAAGTTGTAG
- a CDS encoding DUF4492 domain-containing protein → MKLGLLSQIFHLYYDGFRTMTLGKTLWAVILIKLAIIFLVLKLFFFPDFINTNAKNGDKAGFVSKEILNR, encoded by the coding sequence ATGAAACTAGGACTTCTATCCCAAATATTCCATCTCTATTACGATGGTTTCAGGACGATGACCCTGGGCAAGACGTTGTGGGCTGTCATCCTCATCAAGCTTGCTATCATCTTCCTGGTGCTCAAGCTCTTTTTCTTTCCAGATTTTATCAATACGAATGCCAAGAATGGAGACAAGGCTGGCTTCGTATCCAAGGAAATCCTGAACAGATAA
- a CDS encoding cytochrome ubiquinol oxidase subunit I produces the protein MTNLLLDITSATIDWSRAQFALTAIYHWLFVPLTLGLAVIMGIAETCYYRTNKPFWKHVTRFWQKLFGVNFAMGVATGIILEFEFGTNWSNYSWFVGDVFGAPLAIEGILAFFMESTFVAVMFFGWDKVSRGFHLASTWLTGLGATISAWWILVANAWMQYPVGQEFNPDTMRFEMTSFMDVALSPFAINKFTHTVTSSWIIGATFVVAVSCWYLLKKRETQLAKASIKMGAGVGLIATLLAAMTGDSSAYQVAQVQPMKLAAMEALYNGGNGESLTAIAAVHPFQQPDYENEQEPAMRIAIPNMLSFLATRTADGYVPGVNDIIKGYTKEDGTREPSVQEKIARGKKAIVALKTYRETKAKDQLPILKENMKYFGYGYIKDAKELVPSIPICFYAFRLMVGVGCLLILFFALSLFLVYKKEIAQYRWFLISAIIMIPLAYIASESGWIVAEIGRQPWTIQDLLPVSAAISDIEAGSVATTFFIFLALFTTMLAVEISILMKQIKKGPEYE, from the coding sequence ATGACAAATCTATTGTTAGACATTACATCAGCCACCATCGACTGGTCGAGGGCGCAATTCGCACTCACGGCCATCTACCATTGGCTGTTCGTGCCGCTCACCCTGGGACTGGCAGTAATCATGGGCATCGCCGAAACATGCTACTACCGCACCAACAAGCCGTTCTGGAAGCACGTAACCCGTTTCTGGCAAAAACTCTTTGGCGTCAACTTCGCCATGGGCGTTGCCACAGGTATCATCCTGGAATTTGAATTCGGCACCAACTGGAGCAATTACTCCTGGTTCGTGGGCGACGTGTTCGGCGCTCCCCTAGCTATCGAAGGCATCCTGGCATTCTTCATGGAGAGCACCTTCGTAGCCGTAATGTTCTTCGGCTGGGATAAGGTGAGCCGGGGCTTCCACCTTGCCTCCACCTGGCTCACGGGACTTGGCGCCACCATTTCTGCCTGGTGGATTCTCGTAGCCAACGCCTGGATGCAATATCCTGTAGGGCAGGAATTCAATCCCGACACCATGCGCTTCGAGATGACTTCGTTTATGGATGTGGCACTCTCGCCATTCGCCATCAACAAGTTCACCCATACCGTTACTTCCTCCTGGATCATCGGCGCCACCTTCGTGGTAGCCGTAAGCTGCTGGTATCTCCTGAAGAAGAGAGAAACCCAACTTGCCAAGGCGAGCATCAAGATGGGCGCCGGCGTAGGACTCATCGCTACCCTGCTGGCTGCGATGACCGGCGACAGCTCTGCCTATCAGGTGGCACAGGTGCAGCCGATGAAACTGGCTGCGATGGAAGCATTATATAATGGTGGAAACGGCGAAAGCCTTACGGCGATAGCAGCCGTTCACCCCTTCCAGCAGCCCGATTATGAGAACGAACAGGAGCCAGCCATGCGCATCGCTATCCCCAACATGCTCTCGTTCTTAGCCACCCGCACAGCCGATGGCTACGTGCCAGGCGTGAACGATATTATCAAGGGTTACACTAAAGAGGATGGCACACGGGAACCATCCGTGCAGGAAAAGATAGCCCGGGGCAAGAAGGCGATAGTTGCCCTGAAAACCTATCGCGAAACGAAGGCGAAAGACCAGCTCCCTATCTTAAAGGAGAACATGAAATACTTCGGATATGGTTACATCAAGGACGCCAAGGAACTGGTACCGAGCATCCCGATCTGCTTCTACGCCTTCCGCCTGATGGTGGGAGTAGGCTGCCTGCTCATCCTCTTCTTCGCCCTCAGCCTATTCCTGGTCTATAAGAAGGAAATCGCCCAATACCGATGGTTCCTCATTTCCGCCATCATCATGATTCCGCTGGCTTACATCGCCTCAGAATCGGGCTGGATAGTAGCAGAAATCGGTCGCCAGCCTTGGACCATCCAAGACCTGCTGCCAGTAAGCGCCGCCATCTCCGACATCGAGGCAGGCAGCGTGGCCACCACCTTCTTTATCTTCCTGGCACTCTTCACCACCATGCTTGCCGTAGAAATCAGCATTCTGATGAAACAGATTAAGAAAGGACCGGAATATGAATAG
- the cydB gene encoding cytochrome d ubiquinol oxidase subunit II, whose amino-acid sequence MTYEFLQSYWWFLVSLLGALLVFLMFVQGANTLIFCLGKTEEERRLIINSTGRKWEFTFTTLVTFGGAFFASFPLFYSTSFGGAYWLWMIILFSFVIQAVSYEFQNKIGNFLGPKTFQICLIINGIVGPLLLGGAVATFFNGSNFLIDKGNITNSLQPVISRWANASHGLDALLDPWNVVLGLAVLMLARILGMLYIKNNIDHQQIQERCTRQLPWNALLFLLFFLPFLIRLMIKDGFSTSSSGITIESMKYLHNLLEMPILIVILLTGVVLVLFGIFKSSRSVQYRMGIWFTGIGTVLTVLVLLLIAGWNNTAYYPSNIDLQSSLTLANSCSSEFTLRTMAIVSLLIPFVLAYIVFAWRAIDRKRITQEEIEQGEAY is encoded by the coding sequence ATGACATACGAATTTTTGCAATCATACTGGTGGTTCCTCGTATCATTATTAGGAGCCCTGCTGGTGTTTCTCATGTTTGTACAGGGAGCCAACACCTTGATATTCTGTTTGGGAAAAACAGAAGAAGAGCGTCGCCTCATCATCAACTCCACGGGCAGGAAGTGGGAGTTCACCTTCACCACGCTCGTCACCTTCGGCGGAGCCTTCTTCGCCTCATTCCCGTTGTTCTACAGCACCAGTTTCGGCGGAGCCTACTGGCTGTGGATGATCATCCTTTTCTCGTTTGTGATTCAAGCCGTGAGCTATGAATTCCAGAACAAGATAGGTAATTTTCTAGGACCGAAGACCTTTCAGATCTGCCTCATCATCAACGGCATCGTGGGTCCGCTGCTTCTTGGCGGAGCCGTAGCCACCTTCTTCAACGGCAGCAATTTCCTGATAGACAAGGGCAATATTACCAACAGTCTGCAACCCGTCATCAGCCGCTGGGCAAACGCCAGTCATGGTCTCGATGCCCTGCTCGACCCATGGAACGTAGTGCTGGGACTTGCCGTACTGATGCTAGCCCGCATCCTGGGCATGCTCTACATCAAGAACAACATCGATCACCAGCAGATTCAGGAGCGCTGCACCCGCCAGTTGCCATGGAATGCCCTGCTCTTCCTATTGTTCTTCCTGCCATTCCTCATCAGATTGATGATAAAAGATGGATTCAGCACTTCTTCTTCCGGCATTACGATAGAGAGCATGAAGTATCTTCACAATCTTCTGGAGATGCCAATCTTGATTGTAATATTATTAACAGGTGTAGTACTCGTTCTCTTCGGCATTTTCAAGTCATCGAGGAGCGTGCAGTATAGAATGGGAATCTGGTTTACGGGCATCGGAACCGTGCTTACCGTGCTGGTTCTGCTGCTGATAGCTGGGTGGAACAATACCGCCTACTATCCATCCAACATCGACCTTCAGAGTTCTCTCACCCTCGCCAACAGTTGCAGCAGCGAGTTCACGCTCCGCACCATGGCGATAGTCTCCCTCCTCATCCCGTTCGTACTCGCCTACATCGTCTTCGCCTGGCGTGCCATCGACCGCAAGCGCATTACGCAGGAAGAAATAGAGCAGGGAGAAGCGTATTAA
- a CDS encoding MBL fold metallo-hydrolase yields MNKITMLGTGSATVSQIYNTCFVLQTPSTLMLVDAGGGNGILSQLKKVNVQISDIHHLFVTHAHTDHVLGVIWVIRMVAQCKGYEGLLHVYGNDKVMKVIKTIIDMILAKKQLAKVAERVVFHQLEDGDCFEVGDMKLECFDIQSTKEKQFGIRAELPSSSDESGKPLVLACLGDEPYNEQNRRYIVGADWMMCEAFCLYADRDTFKPYEKCHSTALDAGKLAEELGVKNLVLYHTEEKTLANRKENYTREAAENFKGRIFVPDDLEVIEL; encoded by the coding sequence ATGAATAAAATAACGATGCTCGGAACGGGAAGTGCTACGGTTTCCCAGATTTATAACACCTGTTTTGTGCTCCAGACTCCCAGCACCCTGATGCTGGTGGATGCGGGCGGAGGAAACGGAATTCTTTCACAGCTGAAGAAGGTGAATGTTCAGATTTCTGACATTCATCACCTCTTCGTTACCCATGCGCATACCGACCATGTGTTGGGGGTAATCTGGGTAATCCGTATGGTGGCACAATGTAAGGGTTATGAGGGATTGCTCCATGTGTATGGAAACGATAAGGTGATGAAGGTAATCAAGACCATCATCGACATGATTCTTGCCAAGAAGCAACTGGCTAAGGTGGCTGAAAGGGTGGTGTTCCATCAGTTGGAAGATGGCGATTGTTTCGAGGTGGGGGATATGAAGCTGGAATGCTTTGATATTCAGTCTACTAAGGAAAAGCAGTTCGGAATCCGAGCTGAGTTGCCTTCTTCTTCTGATGAATCGGGTAAGCCTTTGGTCTTGGCGTGCCTGGGCGATGAGCCTTATAACGAGCAGAACCGTCGCTACATAGTAGGGGCAGACTGGATGATGTGCGAGGCGTTCTGTCTCTATGCCGACCGCGATACGTTCAAGCCTTATGAGAAATGCCACAGTACGGCGCTTGATGCCGGAAAACTGGCGGAGGAACTGGGCGTGAAGAATCTTGTCCTGTATCATACGGAGGAGAAAACGCTCGCAAATCGTAAAGAAAATTACACCCGTGAAGCTGCCGAGAACTTCAAGGGTAGAATCTTCGTTCCGGATGATTTGGAGGTGATAGAGCTGTAG